The following proteins are encoded in a genomic region of Porphyrobacter sp. CACIAM 03H1:
- a CDS encoding LacI family DNA-binding transcriptional regulator, with the protein MSGGPKRRPTSFDVAERAGVSQPTVSRALSGSPAIAEATRRKVIEAAEALGYFVDERAARLRRGSTGTLAVVVICREGDSASSINPFAYALLGSVCVAASERGFETLVSFQARADDFFGHYQEQGRADGLVVIGTTTNQAAWEHFRGIESDGRRVAYWGSPFDELDWVRSDNRAAGRLAVEHLLAAGYRRPCFLGALNTPQVQFTERYEGYAEAMRAAGLEPCLAPTVNAATREEEGRRAARRLIERGEGVDAVFAACDAMALGALEAFAAADIAVPGEVGVMGFDDLVAGRFSRPPLTTIAPDPAEAGAALVEAVLDEGAAARRRVPVKLIVRGSTARS; encoded by the coding sequence ATGAGCGGGGGACCGAAGAGACGGCCGACATCCTTCGATGTGGCGGAGCGGGCGGGTGTCAGCCAGCCGACCGTCAGCCGTGCCCTGTCCGGCTCCCCCGCCATCGCCGAGGCGACGCGGCGCAAGGTGATCGAGGCGGCCGAGGCGCTGGGCTATTTCGTCGATGAGCGCGCTGCGCGGCTGCGGCGCGGCTCCACCGGCACGCTCGCGGTGGTGGTGATCTGCCGCGAGGGCGACAGCGCCTCCTCCATCAACCCCTTCGCCTATGCGCTGCTCGGGAGCGTGTGCGTCGCGGCGTCGGAACGCGGGTTCGAAACGCTGGTGAGCTTCCAGGCGCGGGCCGACGATTTCTTCGGGCATTACCAAGAACAGGGCCGCGCGGACGGGCTGGTGGTGATCGGCACCACCACCAACCAGGCGGCGTGGGAGCATTTCCGCGGGATCGAGAGCGATGGCCGCCGTGTCGCCTATTGGGGCTCGCCCTTCGACGAGCTCGACTGGGTGCGCTCCGACAACCGCGCCGCCGGGCGGCTCGCGGTGGAACATCTGCTGGCCGCCGGATACAGGCGCCCGTGCTTCCTCGGCGCACTCAACACCCCGCAGGTGCAGTTCACCGAACGCTATGAAGGCTATGCCGAGGCCATGCGCGCGGCGGGACTGGAGCCGTGCCTTGCGCCGACCGTCAACGCCGCCACCCGCGAGGAGGAAGGCCGCCGCGCGGCGCGGCGTCTGATCGAGCGCGGAGAGGGCGTCGATGCGGTCTTCGCCGCCTGCGATGCGATGGCGCTGGGCGCGCTCGAGGCCTTCGCCGCCGCCGACATCGCGGTGCCGGGCGAGGTCGGGGTGATGGGCTTCGACGATCTGGTCGCGGGCCGCTTCAGCCGCCCGCCGCTCACCACCATCGCCCCCGATCCGGCCGAGGCGGGCGCGGCGCTGGTCGAGGCGGTGCTGGACGAAGGCGCGGCAGCGCGCCGCCGGGTGCCGGTGAAGCTGATCGTGCGCGGGAGCACGGCGCGTTCTTGA
- a CDS encoding phosphoenolpyruvate carboxylase encodes MKSVAALEARLGELHQRTRETPLFNPVFQLSLDLSRALEAGETSLDDVAALVAELECDGLKARARRLRALLAPPATPVPTAGDDEDFAAFAARWERPQLHAVFTAHPTFLLTPAQSEAVARAASAPGEVDEAACAVPAAREPVTLVHEHRAAMAAMARAQDARDVIVTRLLEEARTRWPGDWRGLRPLPFRFASWVGYDMDGRTDIGWHTSIAFRLQEKAERLARYTASLESLDPAHALLATLRPAAAFAAARAGDFAGDLSGAEALAAAANRLTTPNADNLLTLAPLIAALEDEAQTAQPERAIRLLTLAAAMRADGLGMGWIHFRVNAKQLHNAIRRRLGEDDEGIDLASKGALMTLRRLVDEATTLRTNFAALATESSTAIRQFLAMAQILKHIDADAPIRMLVAECEQPATVLAALYFAKLFGVADKVDVSPLFETERALEHGGRFLDALLAEPAYRDYARRRGRVAVQTGFSDAGRFVGQIPASLAIERLQGRLAEAMAANGLGDIAALVFNTHGESMGRGAHPASFADRLEWPLSPWARRRFARAGIRLEPEVSFQGGDGYLFFATPELALATLTRIAELRPAEADLAAPADPFYHRTDLSLDFYRAIKEHQGDHLASRTYARAVTAFGLGLLNPTGSRVSRRQSDINADREMSLRQIRAIPHNAILQQLGYPVNVIAGIGSAAEGTREEIAALLTESARGRQIMRLVRAANALASIKTVAAYGELFNSAYWASRTYRGTEDHIAGPCAALAEYLVGDDRTGVFRRLASRLRIDAIKLHRLTDLLPDEVPDGAREQVRRRIGVLQALRLALLQHMFLKAVAVPAFSRANDISRRDVIEMVMTLRVDEALAQLRRAFPVRIPGPRDFPLDEPSDYPDGGEEGYGAIERDFMTPISRAQELSLRISTAIANEFGAHG; translated from the coding sequence GTGAAGTCGGTCGCGGCGCTCGAGGCGCGGCTCGGCGAGCTGCACCAGCGCACGCGGGAAACGCCGCTGTTCAACCCGGTGTTCCAGCTCTCGCTCGATCTGTCGCGGGCGCTGGAGGCGGGCGAGACCAGTCTCGACGATGTCGCCGCGCTGGTCGCCGAACTCGAATGCGACGGGCTGAAGGCGCGGGCGCGCCGGCTGCGCGCCCTGCTTGCCCCGCCCGCCACGCCGGTGCCCACGGCAGGAGACGACGAGGACTTCGCCGCCTTTGCCGCGCGCTGGGAACGCCCGCAGCTGCACGCCGTCTTCACCGCCCATCCGACCTTCCTGCTCACCCCCGCGCAGAGCGAGGCGGTGGCGCGGGCCGCCTCCGCGCCGGGCGAGGTCGACGAGGCCGCCTGCGCCGTGCCTGCCGCGCGGGAGCCGGTGACGCTGGTCCACGAGCACCGCGCGGCCATGGCCGCAATGGCCCGGGCGCAGGACGCGCGCGACGTGATCGTCACCCGGCTGCTCGAGGAAGCGCGCACCCGCTGGCCGGGGGACTGGCGCGGGCTTCGCCCCCTGCCCTTCCGCTTCGCCAGCTGGGTCGGCTACGACATGGACGGGCGCACCGACATCGGCTGGCACACTTCAATCGCCTTCCGCCTTCAGGAAAAGGCCGAGCGGCTGGCGCGCTACACCGCCAGCCTTGAGTCGCTCGACCCGGCCCACGCGCTGCTCGCGACCCTGCGCCCCGCCGCCGCCTTTGCCGCCGCGCGGGCCGGGGATTTCGCGGGCGATCTCTCCGGGGCCGAGGCGCTCGCCGCCGCCGCCAACCGCCTGACCACGCCGAACGCGGACAACCTCCTCACCCTCGCGCCGCTGATCGCCGCACTGGAGGACGAGGCGCAAACCGCCCAACCTGAACGCGCCATCCGCCTGCTCACCCTCGCCGCCGCGATGCGTGCCGACGGGCTGGGCATGGGCTGGATCCACTTCCGCGTGAACGCCAAGCAGCTCCACAACGCCATCCGCCGCCGGCTGGGCGAGGACGACGAGGGCATCGATCTCGCCAGCAAGGGCGCGCTGATGACCCTGCGACGACTGGTCGATGAAGCGACAACGCTGCGCACCAATTTCGCCGCGCTCGCCACCGAAAGCTCGACCGCGATCCGCCAGTTCCTGGCGATGGCGCAGATCCTCAAGCACATCGACGCCGACGCGCCGATCCGGATGCTGGTGGCCGAGTGCGAACAGCCCGCGACCGTGCTCGCCGCGCTCTATTTTGCCAAGCTGTTCGGAGTGGCGGACAAGGTCGACGTATCGCCCCTGTTCGAGACCGAGCGCGCGCTGGAGCACGGCGGGCGGTTCCTCGACGCGCTGCTCGCCGAGCCGGCCTACCGCGACTATGCGCGCAGACGCGGGCGGGTGGCGGTGCAGACGGGCTTTTCCGACGCGGGCCGCTTCGTCGGGCAGATCCCGGCGAGCCTCGCGATCGAGCGCCTCCAGGGCCGCCTTGCCGAGGCGATGGCGGCGAACGGCCTCGGCGATATCGCCGCGCTGGTGTTCAACACCCACGGCGAGAGCATGGGCCGCGGTGCCCATCCCGCCAGCTTTGCCGACCGGCTCGAATGGCCGCTGTCGCCCTGGGCGCGGCGACGCTTTGCCCGGGCGGGCATCCGGCTGGAACCCGAAGTCAGCTTCCAGGGCGGCGACGGCTACCTGTTCTTCGCCACACCCGAACTCGCGCTCGCCACCCTCACCCGCATCGCCGAACTGCGCCCGGCGGAAGCCGATCTCGCCGCGCCCGCCGACCCCTTCTACCACCGCACCGACCTCAGCCTCGATTTCTACCGCGCGATCAAGGAGCATCAGGGCGATCACCTCGCCAGCCGCACCTATGCCCGCGCGGTGACAGCCTTCGGGTTGGGCCTCTTGAACCCCACCGGCAGCCGCGTCTCTCGCCGCCAGAGCGACATCAACGCCGACCGCGAGATGAGCTTGCGCCAGATCCGCGCCATCCCGCACAACGCGATCCTCCAGCAGCTCGGCTACCCCGTCAACGTCATCGCCGGGATCGGCAGCGCAGCAGAGGGAACCCGCGAGGAAATCGCCGCCCTGCTGACGGAATCCGCGCGCGGGCGGCAGATCATGCGGCTGGTGCGCGCGGCCAATGCGCTCGCCAGCATCAAGACCGTGGCGGCCTATGGCGAGCTGTTCAATTCGGCCTACTGGGCGAGCCGCACCTATCGCGGGACCGAGGATCACATCGCCGGCCCCTGCGCCGCGCTGGCGGAATATCTGGTGGGGGACGATCGCACGGGCGTGTTCCGCCGCCTCGCCTCGCGCCTCAGGATCGACGCGATCAAGCTTCACCGGCTGACCGATCTCCTGCCGGACGAGGTGCCCGACGGGGCGCGCGAGCAGGTGCGCCGCCGGATCGGCGTGCTCCAGGCACTGCGGCTGGCGCTGCTCCAGCACATGTTCCTCAAGGCCGTCGCGGTCCCCGCCTTCAGCCGCGCCAACGACATCAGCCGCCGCGACGTGATCGAGATGGTGATGACCTTGCGGGTCGACGAGGCCCTCGCCCAGCTGCGCCGCGCCTTCCCGGTGCGCATTCCGGGGCCGCGCGACTTCCCGCTCGATGAACCCTCCGACTACCCGGACGGCGGCGAGGAAGGCTACGGCGCGATCGAGCGCGACTTCATGACGCCGATTTCGCGGGCGCAGGAACTATCGCTGCGGATCAGCACCGCCATCGCCAACGAATTTGGCGCGCACGGTTGA
- a CDS encoding glucokinase, whose translation MRDLVVVDIGGTHARFAIASIGGDGAISLDEPETLHTADHASFQTAWEAFRARKGGSLPDAVSMAIAGPVGTPGNPNPVIRFTNNPWIIRPALIPEKLGAPHYTIVNDFAAVAHAVARAEDSQFLHLAGPDAPLGREGTISVIGPGTGLGVAHLYRSGTHYRVQATEGGHIDFAPLDSIEDAILARLRRRHNRVSVERVVAGPGIVDIYQALAALEHRTEPERDAIDIWNLGTSGEDSLAAAAVDRFCLSLGSVAGDLALAQGGFAGVVIAGGLGYRIRDTLLNSGFAARFKAKGRFESLMANIPVKLIVHPQPGLFGAAAAFASEHGAGA comes from the coding sequence ATGCGCGATCTGGTGGTGGTCGATATCGGCGGAACCCACGCGCGCTTCGCGATCGCCAGCATAGGCGGTGACGGCGCGATCAGCCTCGACGAGCCGGAAACGCTCCACACCGCCGATCACGCCAGCTTCCAGACCGCGTGGGAAGCCTTCCGCGCGCGCAAGGGCGGCAGCCTGCCGGATGCGGTGAGCATGGCGATCGCCGGACCGGTGGGGACCCCCGGCAACCCCAATCCGGTGATCCGCTTCACCAACAACCCATGGATCATCCGCCCGGCGCTGATCCCGGAGAAACTGGGCGCCCCGCACTATACCATCGTCAACGATTTCGCCGCGGTCGCCCATGCCGTCGCTCGGGCCGAGGACAGCCAGTTCCTGCACCTTGCGGGACCGGATGCGCCGCTGGGGCGCGAGGGCACGATCAGCGTGATCGGCCCGGGCACCGGCCTGGGCGTCGCGCATCTCTACCGCTCGGGCACGCACTACCGCGTCCAGGCGACCGAGGGCGGGCATATCGACTTCGCCCCGCTCGATTCGATCGAGGACGCGATCCTCGCCCGCCTGCGCCGCCGCCACAACCGCGTTTCGGTGGAGCGCGTGGTGGCAGGCCCCGGCATCGTCGACATCTACCAGGCGCTCGCCGCGCTTGAGCACCGCACCGAGCCCGAGCGCGACGCGATCGATATCTGGAACCTCGGCACCAGCGGCGAGGACAGCCTCGCGGCGGCGGCGGTAGACCGCTTCTGCCTGTCGCTGGGTTCGGTCGCGGGGGATCTGGCGCTGGCGCAGGGCGGCTTTGCGGGCGTGGTGATCGCCGGCGGGCTCGGCTACCGCATCCGCGATACCCTGCTCAATTCGGGCTTCGCCGCGCGCTTCAAGGCCAAGGGCCGGTTCGAAAGCCTGATGGCGAACATTCCCGTCAAGCTGATCGTCCACCCGCAACCCGGCCTGTTCGGCGCGGCCGCCGCCTTCGCCTCCGAACACGGGGCGGGCGCGTGA
- a CDS encoding S46 family peptidase translates to MKKFLLAGASALMLSAPAALHADEGMWLPSQTGAIAEDMKAAGLELDAQTLGDLQRPPLTAIASLGGCSAAFLSPQGLVATNHHCVAGSLQYNSSPENDYLTNGFLAKTLGDELPAAPGSRVYVIEDLRNVTADVLKGAEKLEGRARYDRLQANRTALIEACEKQANRRCDVRAYFGGAQYWLQQQLEIQDVRLVYAPAGGVGNFGGEKDNWMWPRHTGDFSFYRAYVAPDGSSAAFSKDNVPFKPKAWLPIAKEGVKEGDFVMVAGFPGTTERLRSAEEARFYYEELYPYQQRMLAEYGDRIDELTAGNQAATIAYAATLQGVENYEKKIAGQMAGAEAISLVAKKQAEEDAFRAWIKADPKREAQYGTALAELDKLIAEGNAAALADAKRGMLGRGQLYGAARQLYRWANEQAKPDKDREPGYQARDKAFMTQAMQRIERRYVQAIDQQLWADGIAEYRTLPAEDRNKSFDAFMEGRDLASLYATTELGNTAKRLEWMNKTPADFKASSDPFIQLAVATYDEAMQGEAEDKARSGHVQKARSKVMEARLAYAASQGKTMYPDANGSLRFTYGKVTGKAVDGQIWTPFTTAEGIVAKHTGRGEFDAPDKMIELIKAKDYGQYVAPALGTLPVDYLSTVDITNGNSGSSTLNAKGEFVGLAFDGTIEGVVSDWMYDPKINRTIHVDSRFMLWTMDKVDGADHLLKEMGVK, encoded by the coding sequence ATGAAGAAGTTCCTGCTGGCCGGGGCCTCCGCCCTGATGCTGTCCGCGCCCGCCGCCCTGCACGCCGACGAGGGCATGTGGCTGCCGAGCCAGACCGGCGCGATCGCCGAGGACATGAAGGCCGCCGGCCTCGAACTCGACGCGCAGACCCTCGGCGATCTCCAGCGTCCGCCGCTGACCGCGATCGCCTCGCTCGGGGGCTGTTCGGCCGCGTTCCTCTCGCCGCAAGGTCTCGTGGCGACCAACCACCACTGCGTCGCCGGATCGCTCCAGTACAATTCCTCGCCCGAGAACGACTACCTCACCAACGGCTTCCTCGCGAAGACGCTGGGCGACGAACTGCCCGCCGCGCCCGGCAGCCGGGTCTACGTGATCGAGGACCTGCGCAACGTCACCGCCGACGTGCTCAAGGGCGCCGAGAAGCTCGAAGGCCGTGCGCGCTATGACCGCCTCCAGGCCAACCGCACCGCGCTGATCGAGGCGTGCGAGAAGCAGGCCAACCGCCGCTGCGACGTGCGCGCCTATTTCGGCGGGGCGCAGTACTGGCTCCAGCAGCAGCTCGAGATCCAGGACGTCCGCCTCGTCTATGCCCCGGCGGGCGGGGTCGGCAATTTCGGCGGCGAGAAGGACAACTGGATGTGGCCGCGCCACACCGGCGACTTCTCCTTCTACCGCGCCTATGTCGCCCCCGACGGCTCGTCGGCGGCGTTCAGCAAGGACAACGTGCCTTTCAAGCCCAAGGCCTGGCTGCCGATCGCCAAGGAAGGCGTAAAGGAAGGCGACTTCGTGATGGTCGCCGGCTTCCCCGGCACCACCGAACGCCTGCGCAGCGCCGAGGAAGCGCGCTTCTACTACGAGGAACTCTACCCCTACCAGCAGCGGATGCTGGCCGAATATGGCGACCGCATTGACGAGCTGACCGCGGGCAATCAGGCCGCGACCATCGCCTATGCCGCGACGCTTCAGGGCGTGGAGAACTACGAGAAGAAGATCGCCGGGCAGATGGCGGGCGCCGAGGCGATCTCGCTGGTGGCCAAGAAGCAGGCCGAGGAGGACGCCTTCCGCGCCTGGATCAAGGCCGATCCCAAGCGCGAGGCGCAGTATGGCACGGCGCTGGCCGAACTCGACAAGCTGATCGCCGAGGGCAACGCCGCCGCTCTCGCCGATGCCAAGCGCGGGATGCTTGGTCGCGGCCAGCTCTACGGCGCGGCGCGCCAGCTCTACCGCTGGGCCAACGAGCAGGCCAAGCCCGACAAGGACCGCGAACCCGGCTATCAGGCCCGCGACAAGGCCTTCATGACGCAGGCCATGCAGCGCATCGAGCGCCGCTACGTGCAGGCCATCGACCAGCAGCTGTGGGCCGACGGCATCGCCGAATACCGCACCCTGCCGGCCGAAGACCGCAACAAGAGCTTCGATGCCTTCATGGAAGGGCGCGACCTCGCCTCGCTCTATGCCACGACCGAGCTCGGCAACACCGCCAAGCGGCTCGAATGGATGAACAAGACCCCGGCCGACTTCAAGGCGTCCAGCGATCCCTTCATCCAGCTCGCGGTGGCCACCTATGACGAGGCGATGCAGGGCGAAGCCGAGGACAAGGCGCGTTCGGGCCATGTCCAGAAGGCCCGCTCCAAGGTGATGGAAGCGCGCCTCGCCTATGCGGCATCGCAGGGCAAGACCATGTATCCCGACGCCAACGGCTCGCTGCGCTTCACCTATGGCAAGGTCACGGGCAAGGCGGTCGACGGGCAGATCTGGACGCCCTTCACCACCGCCGAGGGCATCGTCGCCAAGCACACGGGTCGCGGCGAATTCGATGCGCCGGACAAGATGATCGAGCTGATCAAGGCGAAGGACTACGGCCAGTATGTCGCGCCTGCGCTGGGCACGCTGCCGGTCGATTATCTCTCGACCGTCGACATCACCAACGGCAACTCGGGCTCCTCGACGCTCAACGCCAAGGGCGAGTTCGTGGGTCTCGCCTTCGACGGGACGATCGAGGGCGTGGTGTCGGACTGGATGTACGATCCGAAGATCAACCGCACGATCCACGTCGACAGCCGCTTCATGCTGTGGACCATGGACAAGGTCGACGGTGCCGATCACCTGCTGAAGGAAATGGGCGTCAAGTAA
- a CDS encoding DUF1826 domain-containing protein, with protein sequence MATLLDQPARSADNPAILAAIRDPDCNLAIWQRRAFADFTPLTGGTPNDLRFTSDPDGLPAILAEALAANGFAGDAALHGALAEDAAQLAHLFCDGMDLATFELRLEVVRTDSCRKFHADYVTARLITTYVGEGTQWLDDADADRVAAGGEPQRINRLAPFDVGLFKGKLSAERPAIHRSPPIIGTDGGARLLLVLNPASRSFVESRQSPLPPPVHLP encoded by the coding sequence ATGGCCACACTGCTCGATCAACCCGCGCGCTCTGCCGACAACCCCGCCATCCTCGCCGCGATCCGCGATCCCGATTGCAATCTCGCGATCTGGCAGCGGCGCGCCTTTGCCGATTTCACCCCGCTGACCGGCGGCACCCCCAACGACCTGCGCTTCACGAGCGATCCCGATGGCCTGCCCGCCATCCTTGCCGAGGCACTTGCGGCCAATGGTTTTGCCGGCGATGCGGCGCTGCATGGCGCGCTGGCAGAGGATGCCGCTCAGCTGGCGCACCTGTTCTGCGATGGCATGGACCTTGCCACCTTCGAGCTGCGGCTCGAGGTCGTGCGCACCGATTCCTGCCGCAAGTTCCACGCCGACTACGTCACCGCCCGCCTGATCACCACCTATGTCGGCGAGGGCACGCAATGGCTCGACGACGCCGATGCCGACCGTGTCGCCGCCGGGGGCGAGCCGCAGCGCATCAATCGGCTCGCGCCCTTCGACGTCGGCCTGTTCAAGGGCAAGCTCTCCGCCGAGCGTCCCGCGATCCACCGCTCTCCGCCGATCATCGGGACCGACGGCGGCGCGCGGCTGCTGCTGGTGCTCAATCCGGCCAGCCGGTCGTTCGTCGAAAGCCGGCAATCGCCCCTTCCGCCGCCCGTCCATCTGCCCTAA
- a CDS encoding ShlB/FhaC/HecB family hemolysin secretion/activation protein: MRRTILAASAAIALAPTPVLAQALPITPPNRSDLVPPDQRAPERAVTLTIDGDFERAPCALDRPDFADIRFTVQGAAFAGLDRVPGLSLDEAYAGYVGRELPVSVLCDIRAEANALLRGKGYLATVEIPEQSLADGIPDFNVVFGRLTSVRVRGDAGPSERVVAGYLEKLTAAEVFNIEEAERYLLLADDLPGMDVRLSLRPAAGGAPGDLVGEIAVVRRRGMLDLNLQNLGSRAIGRFGGVLRGELYDLTGLGDRTSVALFSTLDFAEQQTVQLAHDFRIGSEGLRLGGQVTWSTVNPSVGLAGISVDSETWFASINASYPLVRTRRTSLQAAAGFDYIDQDVSLNGFGLTRDRVRMAYARLSGDVTDRGSVLRAGGYSPYEPKFRLDYGIEVRQGLDVIEASPDCRPNLLGCLFGGATPPSRIEADPTPLLLRLTTGIEYRPDPLLTFALETQAQITGDPLPAFEEIAAGNFSIGRGYDPGAVLGDSGVLSSFEIRYGSLAPADMNGWAFQPYVFSDVAFVWNEDPSRKPTNPDRLWSAGGGLRVAWGPGLQGDFVVAVPLERPDLAPTKGDVRFLFSLTARLLPWRF, encoded by the coding sequence TTGCGGCGGACCATCCTCGCCGCGAGCGCCGCCATCGCCCTAGCGCCCACCCCGGTCCTCGCGCAGGCGCTGCCGATTACCCCGCCCAACCGCAGCGACCTCGTCCCGCCCGACCAGCGCGCGCCCGAGCGCGCCGTGACGCTCACGATCGACGGCGATTTCGAACGCGCGCCCTGCGCCCTCGACCGGCCCGACTTCGCGGATATCCGCTTCACCGTGCAGGGCGCCGCCTTCGCCGGGCTCGACCGGGTCCCCGGGCTCTCGCTCGATGAAGCCTATGCCGGCTATGTCGGTCGCGAGCTGCCGGTTTCGGTGCTGTGCGACATCCGCGCCGAGGCCAATGCCCTGCTGCGCGGCAAGGGCTATCTCGCGACGGTCGAGATTCCGGAGCAGAGCCTTGCCGACGGAATCCCCGATTTCAACGTGGTGTTCGGGCGCCTGACCTCGGTCCGGGTGCGCGGCGATGCCGGCCCCTCGGAGCGCGTGGTGGCGGGCTACCTCGAGAAGCTCACCGCCGCCGAGGTTTTCAACATCGAGGAGGCCGAACGCTACCTCCTGCTCGCAGACGACCTGCCGGGCATGGACGTGCGCCTCTCGCTTCGTCCGGCAGCGGGCGGCGCGCCGGGCGATCTGGTGGGCGAAATCGCGGTTGTCCGGCGGCGCGGGATGCTCGATCTCAACCTCCAGAATCTCGGCTCGCGGGCGATCGGCCGGTTCGGCGGGGTGCTGCGCGGCGAGCTCTACGATCTCACCGGCCTCGGCGACCGCACATCGGTCGCACTGTTCAGCACGCTCGACTTCGCCGAGCAGCAGACGGTGCAGCTGGCGCATGATTTCCGCATCGGCAGCGAGGGGCTGCGGCTGGGCGGGCAGGTGACCTGGAGCACGGTCAATCCCTCGGTCGGGCTTGCCGGCATCTCGGTGGATTCCGAGACCTGGTTCGCCAGCATCAACGCCAGCTATCCGCTGGTGCGCACGCGCCGGACCAGCCTGCAGGCCGCAGCCGGGTTCGACTACATCGACCAGGACGTGTCGCTCAACGGCTTCGGCCTCACGCGCGACAGGGTGCGGATGGCCTATGCGCGCCTCTCGGGCGATGTCACCGACCGCGGATCGGTGCTGCGGGCCGGGGGCTATTCGCCCTACGAGCCCAAGTTCCGGCTCGATTACGGGATCGAGGTGCGACAGGGTCTCGACGTGATCGAGGCAAGCCCCGATTGCCGCCCCAACCTGCTCGGTTGCCTGTTCGGCGGAGCCACCCCGCCGAGCCGGATCGAGGCCGATCCCACGCCCCTGCTGCTGCGGCTCACCACGGGCATCGAATACCGGCCCGACCCGCTGCTGACCTTCGCGCTCGAGACGCAGGCGCAGATCACCGGCGACCCGCTGCCCGCCTTCGAGGAAATCGCCGCCGGCAATTTCTCGATCGGGCGCGGCTATGATCCGGGCGCGGTGCTGGGGGATTCGGGCGTCCTGTCCTCCTTCGAAATCCGCTACGGCTCGCTCGCGCCTGCCGACATGAACGGCTGGGCCTTCCAGCCCTACGTCTTCAGCGATGTCGCCTTCGTGTGGAACGAGGATCCCAGCCGCAAGCCGACCAACCCCGACAGGCTGTGGTCCGCCGGTGGCGGGCTCAGGGTGGCGTGGGGGCCGGGGCTGCAGGGCGACTTCGTGGTCGCCGTCCCGCTCGAACGCCCCGATCTGGCGCCCACCAAGGGCGATGTGCGCTTCCTGTTCTCTCTGACCGCCCGCCTGCTGCCCTGGAGATTCTGA